The Bacteroidota bacterium genomic interval TATTAAAAGTGTAATTCTTAAACAAATGCGTATTCTCCTTTTTATATATTTTCTATTGTTATACGTTTCATCAGCGCATGCTCAGCCTTCCTTTGAATGGGCAAGGAATAAAAGTTTTTCGCTAAATAGTTACGGATGGTCCATTTCAAATTCTAAGGATAATGAGGTATTTGTATCCGGCAGTTTTACCGGGCCATATCATCATCCTGATTCTACCGATATCGGCGGCTTTATTTTAAAATACGATAGCGCAGGCAATTTAAAATGGCAGAAAATATTTTATTCAAAGCATAAAGCTATCAGGGTAATAAATACAGTGGACAAAGCTGGGAATGTTTTTGTTACTGGAAATTTTAATGGCAATATGCAATATGAAAATAGTATGTTTACAGGCGGAGGCATGTATTTTATGAAATATGACCCGAATGGAAATTTATTATTCAGTAAACGACCATGCTTACAAGCTGTACCTTACGAAATTTGCATTAATCAAAATGATGAGATTTATATTGCCGGATACTGTTGGAGAGATTCTTTATTTGAAGGGCATACGATGCAAAAAGAAGCATTTATAGCCAAATATTCATCTGATGGCACTTTTTTATGGGTGAAAGAATTTTTTTGCCCTACTACTTCAGAAACTAATTTTGACATGTGTCTTGATAAAGATGGAAATATTTATACAACTGGAGATTTTTATGGTTTTCCATACATTACTGATTCAGTTCAAATAGCGACTTCAGGAAATGCAGATGGATATATCATCAAATATGATCCTAACGCCAATTTAAAGTGGGTTAAGACTATAAAGGGATTAGACCATGAACAGCCTAAAGCCATTCGAGTAAATAACAAAGGAGAAATCTTTATTGGCGGGAATTATGGCGCTTATGAAGGTTCCTCTGTTTCATGTTTTGATACGATAAGTGTTACTTCCCCTATGAATTGCTCAAGTGATCTTTTTGTGGCTAAATATGATTCTCTCGGCAATTGCCAATGGGTGAAAACTGCTGGAAGTAATGGTGTAGATATACTACGTGGGCTATATGCAGATAATAACGGAAATGTATTTGCTACAGGTTGCTTCGCTTCCTATGGAGGAGGTAATGCAGTATTCGATACTCAAACTATCTATTCAACAAACCCATACGGACCTGATATGTTCTTAGCAAATTACAACACAGAT includes:
- a CDS encoding T9SS type A sorting domain-containing protein yields the protein MRILLFIYFLLLYVSSAHAQPSFEWARNKSFSLNSYGWSISNSKDNEVFVSGSFTGPYHHPDSTDIGGFILKYDSAGNLKWQKIFYSKHKAIRVINTVDKAGNVFVTGNFNGNMQYENSMFTGGGMYFMKYDPNGNLLFSKRPCLQAVPYEICINQNDEIYIAGYCWRDSLFEGHTMQKEAFIAKYSSDGTFLWVKEFFCPTTSETNFDMCLDKDGNIYTTGDFYGFPYITDSVQIATSGNADGYIIKYDPNANLKWVKTIKGLDHEQPKAIRVNNKGEIFIGGNYGAYEGSSVSCFDTISVTSPMNCSSDLFVAKYDSLGNCQWVKTAGSNGVDILRGLYADNNGNVFATGCFASYGGGNAVFDTQTIYSTNPYGPDMFLANYNTDGNLKWVKGSSGGGGHGIDLVGNNRSDLYVTGAFGGNFNFGSFSLIGNDQVFLFKIKYDTAQASIDVNELSGYPFASLLVYPNPTNGAFHINYSTTEKSKFKLNVVNLRGQVIYTETISHFEGEYHKTFDLGKHSEGIYFIEIFNGKNKVVKRIVLK